The proteins below are encoded in one region of Silene latifolia isolate original U9 population chromosome 2, ASM4854445v1, whole genome shotgun sequence:
- the LOC141627301 gene encoding F-box/kelch-repeat protein At3g23880-like, with product MVEDAPLSDVNPYFSQDIWFEILKNLPVKTLGKFRCVCKSWCSLIVSPTFMAAHLKHYTQNNCNSLILHKKKSANGYYEHCVQFRDSDQLKEHNSIPPASICDYTWPYSHLFCSVYCLLCVSGDNNLCILIWNPILEKCITLPRTTIRDRVSVVGFGYDCRKSDHRVVVIYFSTTKSPLVEVFSVQERTRRIISADYLVDNSIISHGYLTSANCFVNGFIHWFIWDSKSRPKALLLFNVSDDKFETMELPEAITNMENVESFCIFEHQGMLSVSPCDPSHYWGTDVARCHIWVKREYNDVTSWFKILDVTPLPGFYPTGPMQYMGKNGELIVFTKKFSDGAVCLDMTDGHLKELGFRITQYTTRLSAYSESLVFLDQQISDYIDDYMLNSDGNF from the coding sequence ATGGTAGAGGACGCTCCATTGTCAGATGTAAACCCTTATTTTTCCCAAGACATATGGTTCGAAATCCTTAAGAATCTTCCGGTCAAAACCCTAGGTAAATTTCGTTGTGTCTGCAAATCATGGTGCTCCCTTATTGTCTCGCCTACTTTTATGGCTGCACATCTCAAGCATTACACCCAAAACAACTGCAATTCCTTAATACTCCACAAAAAGAAATCGGCTAACGGATATTACGAGCATTGTGTTCAATTCCGTGACTCGGATCAGTTAAAGGAGCACAATTCGATTCCCCCTGCCTCGATTTGCGATTATACATGGCCTTACTCCCACCTATTTTGCTCTGTTTATTGTTTGTTGTGCGTTTCTGGTGATAATAATCTCTGCATCCTTATTTGGAATCCCATACTTGAAAAATGCATCACACTTCCTAGGACGACAATTAGGGACAGAGTATCTGTGGTGGGCTTCGGCTATGATTGTCGAAAGAGCGATCATCGGGTGGTCGTAATATATTTTTCAACTACAAAAAGTCCATTAGTTGAGGTGTTCTCAGTTCAGGAGCGAACACGGAGAATTATTTCTGCTGATTATTTGGTTGATAACTCTATTATTAGTCATGGCTATCTTACTTCCGCGAATTGTTTTGTCAATGGGTTTATTCATTGGTTTATTTGGGATTCTAAATCCCGTCCCAAAGCATTGCTTCTGTTTAACGTCTCTGACGATAAGTTTGAGACGATGGAGTTGCCTGAAGCTATTACAAACATGGAGAATGTTGAGAGTTTTTGTATCTTTGAGCACCAAGGTATGCTATCAGTGTCGCCTTGCGATCCATCCCACTACTGGGGAACTGATGTTGCTCGATGTCATATCTGGGTGAAGCGAGAATACAACGATGTGACTTCATGGTTCAAAATCTTGGATGTTACACCGTTACCTGGTTTTTATCCAACAGGCCCAATGCAGTATATGGGTAAAAATGGTGAGTTAATCGTGTTTACCAAGAAATTCAGTGATGGGGCTGTGTGCTTGGATATGACGGATGGTCATCTTAAGGAGCTTGGTTTTCGAATTACTCAATATACGACGAGGTTAAGTGCTTATTCTGAAAGTCTCGTCTTTCTCGACCA